The genomic region CTACCAAAATCTTCTTGCACGCCTCATAGCACATGAAAGAGATGCCGGCAGCCGGCACGAGCTTCAAGCAGCTCGGCCCGAGCCCTCGGTACAGGCCTTCGAGCCCCTCCCGTTCAAGAATGCTTGCGAGAGCGTGGAGCACGTTCTTGTACACGTGCCTCCCGCTCACAGCCCCAACCTGCATATGCTTCCGAGCTACCTCCAGAGGAAACGTGGCGGTGCTGGAAATGGCGCCGGCAGCGGAGCCGATGAGGAGGGTCTCGATGTTGCCAATCCTCTCCTGCTTGAAGACTTTCCGGTAGGCTTTCCGCAGAGTGTCATATGCACAGTAGTTGGCTGCGGCGTACGGGATCACTCCGATGAGACTGGGAGTGAGCCCTCTGTAGAGCTCCGGAAAGCCGCCCTCTTGGAATATTTTAACAAAGGCGTCGAGCAAGCCATTGTATGCTTCTCTCTGTGAAATGGAAGGCAATGCAATGAAGGTAAACACTCGATGAAACGGGTAGGTGTTGCCGTGTGTTGGTGATATTTTACCTGTATGGTTAGTCGAGTCTTGACTAGCTCGAGGGGGTACGTGACTAAAGTCGAGCTGACACCAGCACAAGCCCCCGCAACCAACGAAGGGGGAACACGCAGTTTTGGTTGTTCACCGGGTTTTGGTGAGAGATTCTTGTTCACAGTGTCGTAAACGAATAACTACAGAAAACAAACAGCTCTTAGGAATGGATATGAACACGTATTGACACTTCAGTAAAATGCAGTAAACTACAGACGGGAAAACTTTACATTTTCATTACAAACTTATAACAACAGGCAAAGAGAAGGGAAAGACAATGAATCAAATAGGCGTAACTACTGTTCATATACAAATAAGAAGAATGTGCATTGTTAGAAGAGTTATCGAATCCTATCTTGGCCGAAAATCCTTTCCTAACTCATCTGCTaatcaaaacataataatCAACTAAGTAAGATGATA from Salvia hispanica cultivar TCC Black 2014 unplaced genomic scaffold, UniMelb_Shisp_WGS_1.0 HiC_scaffold_196, whole genome shotgun sequence harbors:
- the LOC125198693 gene encoding adenine nucleotide transporter BT1, chloroplastic/mitochondrial-like, with product MSVKMQSLDSNRKEFSSSNSNLGLQWNLQDSNFYPGGGLFASVSQMGNDDNGGFKLPYADLLVKYVSLPEGVKNQGLSEEESELVDRKKKRGLKLKIKVSNPSLRRLISGGIAGAVSRTAVAPLETIRTHLMVGSSGNSSSEVFQNIMQSEGWKGLFRGNFVNVIRVAPSKAIELFVYDTVNKNLSPKPGEQPKLRVPPSLVAGACAGVSSTLVTYPLELVKTRLTIQREAYNGLLDAFVKIFQEGGFPELYRGLTPSLIGVIPYAAANYCAYDTLRKAYRKVFKQERIGNIETLLIGSAAGAISSTATFPLEVARKHMQVGAVSGRHVYKNVLHALASILEREGLEGLYRGLGPSCLKLVPAAGISFMCYEACKKILVEKEGEEE